The Chitinophaga caeni genome segment CCGGAAAATGTATCTACATCTGCCGGGAATGTGACGTGGGGTTTCAAATCCTGGTAGAAAGGCTCATAGATAACGGGGGTGATCTCCTGCTTCCTCAATTCGTCTAACAGTAACTTGATATCATCTATATCTTCCTTGTTAAATCCTCTACTATAAAGGGCTATTTGCATAATTAAGTTTAGTTCCTGGGCTTTGAAATAAAGATGCTAAATATATAACCTGGGAAAGCGATCTCCCGGCTCACAAACACCTTACATGTCAATCTTAGTGTGCAAAAATAAACCATTTTGACCTAATTGGTTAAAGCTATACTCGATCCTTAAACAAGCATCATAAAATGAAACGATATCTAAGCCGAATCCGCCGGTATATAAAAAGCGCTCATCCAGGAAACTATCGCCGGGAAATTTACTGTAAACATAACCGGCATCCGCATAGGTCTTGGCAAATATCCTGAATGGCACCGCGCTGAATTTCTTGGGAACCAGCGGCAGGCGGATCTTGAAGTTGAATAATTCGTAACGTAAAGTTGATTTAGCGATGGCTAACGTTGTTCCATCGACCACGTAATATTCCAATCCCCGTAGATAATCTTCCAAATACCCCATGCCTTTCTGCGCGATATAAGGCTGATCTGCTCCATATTTTGCTTCGAAGCGGGCGCCGGCAGCCGCGTAAAATTTCTTATCCAATTCCCAGTAACGCGTTCCTTTCAAGCGGATCTTGAAATAATTTAATCCCGAAACGCCCAATAACCCGGCTTTCGTTAATTCCGCCCTGAAAGCAGTCCCCTTTAGAGGATAAACCCAACTATCAGCATCGATATAATTGAATCGGTAAGCAAGTTCCAGGTATTTAACTTCCGTGCGGCCATCGCCCAAGTAACTAGGGCTAACTTTGGCCACGGAATCGCTAACATATTCGTAATTATAATTTAATGAAATACGGTGCTGGGACCGGATCGCGGGGCGGTATGTGTATTGCAAACCAACCAACCATTGTTTACGGAGGAAATCATCTTGTTTAAAGAAATGTTGCTTGTTAAGTATGGTAGTATCATTTACTTCGCGGTTACGGCTGTAAGACACGACGAAACCGAGACCATGTTGAAGGTTCTTATCTATGTATGGTAAAACGTAAGACAATATAACTTTTTGCGTATACCCTACCTGTAGCTCCAGGCCCAATTCATCATTGCGGCCTGTTAAATTGTCTTGAAAGCCCTTGATTCCCAGGTTCACCCTATTGAGGCTGGCTTTTTGTTCTACCCACCACTGGTTAAAGTTCCTGTCTGCCAATTTGAAGATCGGGAAGGCGATGGTATACCAACGTTCCCAAACATCGATCACGATATCGGCATAATTGTTATCCCAATTTTTTACATTCAAGCTAACATTTAAAAACAGCGAAGTATTGAGCAGGCGTTTTTTGCTGATTTCGAGGGTTGCCGCTAAATCCTTGTAATAAATAGTATCGTTGGCGCGGAAGTCGAGTTCCCGCATTATAATCGAGCTACGGGTTTTCTTATTACCATTGATCCTGACTTTCTTGATAATAAAATAACTACTGGGAACAACGATTTTGTTTCCGGTAGTACCTGGAATAACTGTTGCAACGGCAGCTTCCGTAGTAATACAGCTAAACAATAACAGTAAAAAAAGGCTGATGATACGGTTCAAAGTAATAGATAGTGCTAAAATCGGCTAAAAATAGGCAAAAATAAGCATTCACAAAGCCCTTTATCCTTTTTCAACTACATGGAAATATAGTTCATGAGCAGGTCATAATTCTTACGCAGCACATCTTCCCCGGTTTCTTCGACGAAAAGATGCTTTATGATATAATTGAAACGTTCGAAAGTTGCTACTAATGATTGTAGTTCGAGCCTATTTGTTTTAAGGGTCACATCCAACTTGCCGGTAGCCGGGTTAGAGAAGGTATTCACGCTCAGCAAGGTTACATCGTTAGACTCTGCAATCCTGGCAATCTCGCTGAGGCTGTAATCCCTCGGTTCAATTTCAAGGACCAAGATACCCCCCGCCTCGTTCACTGCATTTAATTGCGCCATGGTGGCGATCATGTTTTCGCGGGTAATTACCCCGGTATATTCTTGCTCTTTATTGATAACCGGTAATAAGCATAGTTTAAATTCGTAGAATAACTTGAGCGCATCGAAGATATGTGCTTGCTCATTTACTGCCGGTTTAAAAGCATTGAGAGGAATATTCTCGAAGAGTATTTCCGGGTTATCCCAATCGAGGATATCATCTTCTTCCAACAGGGCAACGTATTTGCCATCCATAACATAAGGCAATTGGGAGAGGTGGAATTCATTCATCAAACCCAGTGCTTGTGCTCCGGAATCCGTAGGGTGTATAACCGGTATTAATGCTGATATAAGTTCCTTTGCCACCATAAGCCATGATTCTTTTACAATATTAACAAAGAATATTCCAACTAGCCCATCCTATAGTAAAAATAATCAATTATTAATGGATTTGGTTCGATCTGCATGCAACTTTCCCCGGTAAATTAAAGAAATACTTGCGGGCAGGATGCAGTAAAGCCGCCAAACATTAAATGCTGGCGGCTTTACAGGTAAATATTTTTATTTTGAAAACCTATTGTTTTTCAGCTAACTTATCAAGGAAGCCGTGTAAAATCTTGTTAAACTCTACGGGAACTTCCATCATGGCAGCATGGCCGCATTTATCGATAAAATGTAGTTCAGAATTTGGAATCAATTTTTTAAACTCTTCTCCAACCATCGGCGGGGTAATCGTATCATTCAACCCCCAGATAAGACAGGTAGGGGCTTGGATATCTCTCAATTCTTCACCCAGGTTATGACGGATTGCAGATTTAGCCAAGGCAATAATCTTAATTACCTTTAAGCGGTTACTGGTGATTTCAAACACGTCATCTACCAATTCTTTCGTAGCGATGGCAGGATCATAGAAAGTAAGTTCCGTTTTCTTGCGGATGTATTCATAATCGCCGCGTTTAGGATATGTTTCCCCCATCCCGTTTTCAAATAAACCGGAGCTACCCGTTAAAATCAATGACTTCACATTTTCGGGGTGTTTCAAGATATACAGTAATGCTACGTGGCCGCCCAGGGAGTTACCCAGCAAGTGCACATGGTGATAACCGCGGCTCTCTAAAAATTTGTGAACGTATTTTGCCAATCCGCTCACGGTTGTTTCCAGGATATTTAAATCAAACAGAGGCAATATAGGAACAACAACCCTATTATATTGCTTAAAATAGTCAATCAGATCCTTGAAATTACTCAAGGCTCCGAACAAGCCATGCAATAATACCAGCGGTTCTCCCTCTCCTTCTTCGATAAATTTAAACTTGCCCTGTGTTTTAATTTCGTAATCCATTGCCTATGCTTAAAAGTCAATTTTGCGCTAAAATAATTCTTTTTATGTATTCAAATAATCTTTGAATAGAATGTATCAGGATGGAATTTTGTGGGCCAATTGCTCAAAAAATTCTTGAATGGCATCAAACATATCCCTAAATATAGGTAACACCTTTCCTAAACTATTGATTACAAATGGACCAATGGGTTCTATATAAGGATATACCACCGATTGCAATTTAGTATCCGGGGACAACCAATACAACTGGTTTGCCCACCATAAAAGTACGCTGAAAACGATCGTATATAGGGCGCCGTAAAGCAGTATTCCACCGAGTTTATTAACCCAACCCATTAATCCAAGTTCCACGACCCGTTCCAGGAGAGTAGCGCCTATCCTGATGATGATCGCAATAGCGATGAAAATGACCAAGAAGGCTACAATTGGCCACCAGCGGGAAGGCATCCCGGATTGGGCTTGCAGGTATGTGGCAACCGCTGCACCCAGCTTCATCGCGGCAGCAATACCTAGTATAATTGCCAAAAAAGAAAATATGGCCACGATCAATCCCCGGGAATACCCCTTGTAAATGGCAAATGCCATGATGACCGCAAATATGATGTCGATACCCATTTTCGAAATGCTTGGTCGCCCGGTAAACCGGGGCCAATTATTTAGCTAAAAGCTCTTTCACGATCGTAGAGATCATCTTACCATCTGCTTTACCGGCCAGCTCTTTGGTGGCAACGCCCATCACTTTACCCATATCGGCAGGGGAGCTGGCGCCAGTTTTACCAATTATACCGGTAATGATGCCGCGTAACTCTTGTTCATCCAACTGTTTCGGTAAGAATTTCTCGATCACATCCAACTCTTCCTGTTCCTTCTTTGCGAGATCCTCCCTGTTTTGTTGTTGGAAAATTTCCAGGGAATCTTTCCTTTGCTTTGCCAGTTTCTGCAATAATTTGATCTCGTCTGCTTCATTCAATTCGCCATTTGCACCATCGGCAGTTTTTGCCAGTAGCAAGGCGGCTTTAATAGCTCTCAAAGCTCTCAATTCCGCTTCCTGCTTGCCCAGCATGGCTGTTTTAATTGCGCCGTTTATCGTTGTTTCTAATGACATTGGATTAAATTTACTATCTTAAAATACTGAAAATGTAATAATTAAAGAATAAATAATTCATTAATTATTGTTGACCTTGCGTTTCGTTCTTAAGTTTCTCCTGGAATTTTTGATAAAAATCCTTGGCGAACTTGCGCATATCTTCTGCCATATCATGGTAAGGAGTAGCCCTGTTGTAGGTGTCGGCCATCGTCATCATGGTTTGATAGAAAAAGTCAGCCATTTCATCTACCATCATAGCTTTCGTCCACAGGTCAATCCTGAGGGCGGTTTTATCGGCGCCGTCCCAGAAAGCGAGCATCATAGCCTTGGCTTTGTTCATTCTTTCCCCGGCACCTTCAGCGCTCCATTCCAATTGCTCAGGCACCCGTTGATCATCCAAGGTTACCTTTATCTCGATGTTTGAAGTTTTTCCCATTATTTCAATTTTGAAAGGCAAAAATAAGATTTTGTTACAGGCTTTGCTAATCCTAGCCTTCTTGCAAGGTTTCCAGGATGTTATTGGCAGCATCTCGCCAGGAAGGGAAATTATTCCCGGTAGGCAACTGTTGTAATATTTTTGCCCTGAGGTGTTCATCTTTATATATGGCGCCTATTTTTTCCGCTAAATCGTTGATGTCGCCCGGTACAACACGCAATGCGCCATTCTTCCCGATTTCCGCGGCAGCCGATCCATTTGTAACGACCAATGGAACCTCCGTAGCGGCGGCAATATAAACCGGCAAGGCCATGCCGTCATTTCCCGCGACGTGAACCATGGCATAAGCGCCTGCAATAATTTTTGAAAGCTCTGCTGCCGTCACATCTTGGAGGCACTTCACTTCATCCCGGAAACGGTATGTTTTAAGTGATTCCATTATCTCGGCGCCGGCGGCACTAACACTACCCACGATCACTAGCTTCATACTACTGCGCATCCGCTTCTTGAAAGCTGAGAACGCCTTCAACAAGGGGATAATATTATTTTTAGGATGGATACTACTTACTACTACAAAATATTCTGCGGCATTGGCATATTTCTGTTTCAGCGCCTGTCTCTCATCCCAATCCAGCGGCGCCAACCCGGCAGGTACGCCCGGCGCAACCACCGTAACTTTACCTTCCATTGCTGGAAAGGCTTGCAACACCTGCTGTTTCATGTATCCCGAGAAAACAATGATCCCTTCATATAATGGCAAATGCTTCTTCGCCTTTTCAGATTGTAGGATACCTGGGAAGTACATCAATGCCAGGTAAGCTTTGCGGCCCGCCTTGATAGGGTAGATAAAATCGATACAAAATAATATGTCCGGCTGGTATTGCTTCATTGCATTGGGCCAATGTAGCGATTGCTGTAGCAGCCTACCTAATCCGCTGCCGGTGTTTCCTTTCACCAAGCTTTGCCGCAGGTTCGAAGGCATCGGGGCAGCAAATTGAAAGCTGGCATCCGTAAGGATATTCCAATCATTTGCGGGATTTTGGCCGGCTAATGATTGCAATAATAATGTACTAGCTAAACCGGTATCGGCAATATGATCTTCAGCAATATGAGGAGCTATAACGGCGATTCGCATCTTTCTCTAATTCTTATTCCATTTTGGAAAAACGACACAAACCTACGTTAAAATGGCTAAATCAAGCTATTTTTCGAAGCTTTATTGTACTTTATTCCAGGTTCCGAATTGTAAGGTAACCGTGTTACCGGGCTTTGAAACCGAGGTCACTTTTACCGTAACCTGTACCAGCTTTAAACTAGTAAGATCTTTGAGGGTAAACGAAGTGCTCTTTTCAGAAGTTGTTATCGGCCCATCCTGCGGAATCATGGTGTTCTGCGGTGTTTCCATAGCCGTAACTTCAATCGTTACACCCCCGGGGGGCATTTCGGAGGTAATGTTAATCGTAATATTATGGGTCGTTCCCTGCGTGGCGTTCATATCACTATCCACGATGACCCCGTCGATCGTAACGGCAAGATCTTTTTCTACGGGTTTGGGCTTAGCTTTATCTTTCTTGCTACAAAAACTGCAAGACAAGCCAATAAATAGGCAGGCAAAAATGGTTTTCAAATATGGTTGTATGGACATAATTGGCAATTGATATACTAAAATTACTAATTTTTAATATTTATACTATGACAATTTCATCCTTGCTTATAATTTCCCTTTAACATCCAGGGCATCCCTCAAGCCATTACCCAGGAGGTTAAAGGCAAGCACTAATATCATGATTGCGAAACCCGGCGCTAGGGCCAACATAGGGTTATGGGTGATGATAAAATTGTAATTCTCCTTGATCATTAGCCCCCAGGAAGGTTGGGGAGGTTGTACCCCGACTCCCAGGAAACTTAACCCGGCCTCTACTACTATAGCCGTTGCAAAATTACTTGCTGCAACAACCATTACAGGGCCCAGTATATTCGGTAATATATGTTTCAGAATAATCCTTGAATGACTATACCCGAATGCCCTTGTAGCTTCTACAAATTGTAACTCGCGGATAGAAAGCACTTGTCCCCTGATAATCCTCGCTACGCTTACCCACATCGTTAACCCGACGGCAATAAATACTTGCCAAAAACCTTTACCCAATGAAAGCGTGATCGCGAATACCAACAAAAGCGTCGGCAAGGCCCAAATAACATTTATAAACCACATTACCAGGTCATCCAACCAGCCACGCACATAACCGGCGATAGCGCCTAAAAAAACGCCGATCGACAGCGATATCAATACGGCAATGCAGCCGACGCCCAAGCTAACCCTTGTTCCCAATAAAAGCCGGCTCAATATATCGCGGCCAAACTTATCGGAACCTAGCCAATAGGTAAAATGATGTATCTTTTTCAATACCTGCTGACGCAAGGCCAGGCTATCGGTCACCTTGGTATATTGCCTTCCGTAAAGTACCCGTGTCAATGGATATGCTTGCGTTGCGGATAAACTTTCATCTACATATTTTTCGACGATGATCGAATCATTTTGGAAACGGTATGATTTTACCGGTATCCAAATGTCCGGCGACTCCTGGCCAAACAGTAACCGCTGTAAAAAACCGGCCTCTTCAATATCCCTTTCTTTTTTTAAGGCCAGCATATCGATGGAAAAACCGGGCTTCTGACCGCTAACTTCCAATACCATCCGGTTGGCCGCCGGTGTACCATCCGGCGCAATAAAATAAGCAAATATGCCGATGATGAAGCTTAGCCCGATAACGAATAAGCCGACGAGGGCAGCTTTGTTCTTCCTTAGCCTTCTCCAAGCCAACAGGGTCGATGATATATTTTCAGAAGTCGAGGACATCAATTATAAATACTTAAAAGTAACAAGTTATAAAAATAGGATGGCATTTTCGTCCTATTCAATAACTGGCGTTAAATCCCGGTAAAAAATAAAAATGCAAATAATTATAAAGGGGTTGAAATATTGATGTAAATTTAAATACAATACATAATACCCTATTACCTATTGCCTAGCTGACAGCATGCTGCCAAACCCTTGCAGTGATTGAGTTTCAGGTGAATGAATGCATAGTAACACATATTTTTTATCTGTTTAATTTGTCGTAATTTCTAGTAAAGACACACGCTATCCAACGAAGACTAAGAGACACGTCAACTTAAACCACTTTAGACCGAATCGTTAACCAAAAACTATCATACTATGTCAATGTCAACAATCCAATTGCCGGAAATCTATTGCCCATTCCCGAGCAAAATCAGTCAATTTGCCCAACAAGCAGAATTACACACGGCAGAATGGGTCAAGCATTTCGGTCTTGTTAATTCTGAAAAAGCTTGGAAGAAGTTCCACCGTGCCCGGTTCGCCGCTCTTTCAGCAAGGGCTTTCCCTACTGCCGATCCCTATGAACTGTTCATCGCCGCCGACTTTAACACCTGGCTTTTTATGCTGGACGATCAAAACGATGAAATGAAGTTCGGCAAGGTTGATTTCCTGGATATGATCATCCAGATTGTCACCAATATTTTGAAAGGTAAAACGATGGTAGTACCGCCGGATGGGGAAGGCTTAGCTGCCAGCTTTAGCGACCTCGTTTCCCGCATGAAAAAAATCAGTACACCGGATTGGGATGTACGTTTTAACCAAAGCATGATCGATTACCTGGAGGCTTGTAGTTGGGAAGCAGAAAACAGGGTACAGCATATGGTTCCAAGCGTAAAAGATTATGTTGAAAAAAGACCTTACACCGGCGCATTATATGCCGACATCGAATTGATCGAAGTGCTGGAAAAAATTTACTTGCCCGATGAAGTCCGTTTACATCCCGATGTGCAACAGTTAGCGCTCAGTTGCAATAACGTGGTATGCTGGGCTAATGATTTATTCTCTTTGGCAAAAGAGTTGAAACATCATGACGTTCACAACCTGGTCATAGCATTACAACATGAACATCAATCCAGCTTGGATGAAGCAATTGCTAAAGCCGCGGTGATGCACGATGCAGAAGTACAAAAATTTATCAACACCAGTTTGCATTTGCCCAACTTCGGACCAGCCTTAAATATAGAGTTGGAAAGATATATCGACATACTACGTTCATGGATGCGGGCCAACCTAGATTGGAGTTTTAGCGACACTGCACGCTATGCTATGAACATCAAGGAAACGGCCAATGGCAAATGGGCACTTTCCCATGTTGAGGAATAAGGATTTTCCAGGTAGCAAGTAAAGGATTTGTTCTTATGTATCCCGGGGTTGCAGCGCTTTGTATAAATGAAGCGCTGCAACTTCATTTTTCCTATTATTGCACGGTGCGGCCCTTCCATTCATAACTTCCGAACTTACCGAGCCATCCCGCGGAGATAACATACAAGATGTGGAACGGTTGCCCTGCAATAAACCACTTCAACAAATGTTCTTGTGAAAAGAAACTCGCGATAGGGTATAAAAAGAATAATTCAACGATGATCTTCAGGATCATTAAACCCAGTAACCATGACCATAGCAATGGCTGAAAGATGGCGGCAATAAACAAGATCAACAGGCTCAAATTCCAAAAATACACCAGCGCCAAAACCCTGGTAATACGTTTATCCTCATATTTATCAGCCTTAGAAGACCACCTGATCCTTTGATTCATAAAGCCTTTCACAGTATCTACCGGCAAGGTACGTACGATAGCGTCCTTATTTTTTAAATACAATACCCCCTTCGGGTAAGCATTATAAATTTTATACATCAACAACATATCATCACCCGAAGCGATCATATCAATCCCTTTGAAGCCGCCAACCTCTTCGAAAGCTTCCCTCTCATAAGCCAAGTTAGCGCCATTGCACATCGTACCGCTTTGTAAGTAAGCCATGGCGCCCGTAATGCCCTGCATCGTTGTAAAATCTAACGATTGCAAGCATTTAAAGAAATTATCCTCCCCGTAAAAGCAAACGGGGGCGGCAATAAATTTGGGCTGGGCTTCTTCATAATAAGCAACGATCGTTTCCAGCCAACGTTCTCCCATAATGCAATCTGCATCCGTTGTAACGATCAAGGTACTCTTCGAAGTTTGCACGGCAAGATCGATAGCCTTCTTTTTATAGGCATTCAGCCTTTCATCCGGATTCAGTCGATCCGAAAGCTTGATCAAACGCTTATTTGGCATCGGGTGAAGATCCACTAAACCGGCAGTATTATCCGTCGAAAAATCATCTACAACCACCACTTCGAATAAGCTAGCCGGGTATGTTTGCGACTGTAAGGCATCCAGCAGTGCCGGGATGTTGGCCGCTTCATCCCTCGCGGGAATTATGATGCTAACGGTAGTATTATAATTGTTTTGCCGGGGATGAAATTCCGGTAATTTCACCCAACCGTATCGATAGGTAAGAATTAATACGACATACAAAAATGCCAAACCCAACGTAATAATCAGCAACACGTTCATGCAGGAATGTTTATAAATATTGCTTTAAGATAATACCCAGCTCATGATCCACCAACTGGTGCCCTTTATCTAAGACAATCACCTGGCAAGGAAAACTCCCATCAGCAAATTTTCTGCCAAGAATAGGAGGTATTACCCGGTCGTATTTACCAAAAAACAGGAATGTTTGAATATGATGGCTAGCCAGCAAGCGTTTACATCTCTTTTTTCGCGGCATCATATGCCTAAGAATCGTCCATACTTTATAGACTTGTTCCCGCTTTTGCAGATCATTCATATTTAATAAAACAAATTTATAGACACTTTCGTTGAGCAGTTTCCATTTCCGCAACCGTGTAAGAAGCCGGAAGAAAAAAGCGGGGTGATAAGTATTGTATTTAAACACTTTATTTCCCAGCTTGGTTTGGGTAGCGATCATATGCCAGGGGTTATTCTTGAGGCCATCGGCAGCAGCAAGGAAGAGTTGGTCGATTTGATCTGCCATCAATTCTACGACGCAAAGAGATATTCTCCCGCCCATGCTATATCCGAAAAGTGAAAATTTTTCAAATCGAAACCTGGTTAACAATTGCCCGATCCATAGGGCCAGGTCACTTTTTTCAAGGGGCCTTTCTTCCCGCCAAACCGTTTTCCCATGTAAAGGCAGATCGATGGCCAAGAGTGTAAATACATCACCCAAAGCGCTTGCAAACTCGCTAAAATGCCTGGCACTTTCCCCGAATCCATGAAAGCAAATCAACAGCCGCGATCCTTGTCCGAACCGGGCCACATGTATTTTGCTTGCCATATGATCCAAGAATAAAGTTTCCATAATTTTAACATTCGCAATGATAATCAACTTTTGCCATTTGCTGCAATATCCTTAAATTACATTAGACCAAAAACACCAAAGATGGAGACAGCCGTAAATAACCCTTCAGCCTTAAAAGGAGCTGAATTTTTAGTTAAAAATACTTCACCTGATGCCGTGTTTATCCCGGAAGATTTTTCTGAAGAACAGGTGATGATCAAAGATATGGCAGAGCAATTTATCGATAAAGAAGTAAAACCGGTGTTGGATCGTATCGATAAACTGGAAGAAGGTTTGATGCCTTCCTTGCTGGATAAGGCTGGTGAACAAGGATTGCTGGGTGCGGCATTCCCGGAAGAACTCGGCGGTCTAGGTAAGGACTTCATCACGGCTACATTGATCAACGAAGCGCTCGGCGCCGGGCATTCATTCTCCGTTGCAATGGCCGCGCATACCGGTATCGGCTCTTTGCCCATCTTGTATTTCGGCACCGAAGAACAAAAACAAAAATATATACCCAAGCTGGCCTCCGGCGAGATGAAAGGGGCATATGCACTTACGGAACCTAACAGCGGATCCGACGCTTTGAGTGCCAAAACAACCGCGAAGTTGTCTGATGATGGCAAATTTTATTTAATCAATGGACAAAAAGCCTGGATTACCAACTCCGGCTTTGCCGATGTGTTTACCGTTTTTGCTAAGATTGACGGCGAAAAATTCACCGCTTTTATAGTTGATAAGGATACCCCGGGATTTACCTTGGGTGCAGAAGAACACAAGATGGGCATCAAGGGATCATCTACCCGCCAAATTTATTTCCAGGATGCAAAAGTTCCGGCCGAAAATGTACTTGGAGAAATCGGGAAAGGACATTTAATCGCTTTCAATATACTAAATATCGGTAGGCTGAAATTATGTGCTGCCGCTTTAGGTGGGGCCAAGGATTGTATTGATATATCCGTTCAATACGCGGCTACCCGCGAACAATTCAAACAACCGATCGCAAATTTCGGCGCTATCAAACATAAGCTAGCAGAGATGGCTAT includes the following:
- a CDS encoding terpene synthase family protein encodes the protein MSMSTIQLPEIYCPFPSKISQFAQQAELHTAEWVKHFGLVNSEKAWKKFHRARFAALSARAFPTADPYELFIAADFNTWLFMLDDQNDEMKFGKVDFLDMIIQIVTNILKGKTMVVPPDGEGLAASFSDLVSRMKKISTPDWDVRFNQSMIDYLEACSWEAENRVQHMVPSVKDYVEKRPYTGALYADIELIEVLEKIYLPDEVRLHPDVQQLALSCNNVVCWANDLFSLAKELKHHDVHNLVIALQHEHQSSLDEAIAKAAVMHDAEVQKFINTSLHLPNFGPALNIELERYIDILRSWMRANLDWSFSDTARYAMNIKETANGKWALSHVEE
- a CDS encoding glycosyltransferase; protein product: MRIAVIAPHIAEDHIADTGLASTLLLQSLAGQNPANDWNILTDASFQFAAPMPSNLRQSLVKGNTGSGLGRLLQQSLHWPNAMKQYQPDILFCIDFIYPIKAGRKAYLALMYFPGILQSEKAKKHLPLYEGIIVFSGYMKQQVLQAFPAMEGKVTVVAPGVPAGLAPLDWDERQALKQKYANAAEYFVVVSSIHPKNNIIPLLKAFSAFKKRMRSSMKLVIVGSVSAAGAEIMESLKTYRFRDEVKCLQDVTAAELSKIIAGAYAMVHVAGNDGMALPVYIAAATEVPLVVTNGSAAAEIGKNGALRVVPGDINDLAEKIGAIYKDEHLRAKILQQLPTGNNFPSWRDAANNILETLQEG
- a CDS encoding glycosyltransferase, which gives rise to MNVLLIITLGLAFLYVVLILTYRYGWVKLPEFHPRQNNYNTTVSIIIPARDEAANIPALLDALQSQTYPASLFEVVVVDDFSTDNTAGLVDLHPMPNKRLIKLSDRLNPDERLNAYKKKAIDLAVQTSKSTLIVTTDADCIMGERWLETIVAYYEEAQPKFIAAPVCFYGEDNFFKCLQSLDFTTMQGITGAMAYLQSGTMCNGANLAYEREAFEEVGGFKGIDMIASGDDMLLMYKIYNAYPKGVLYLKNKDAIVRTLPVDTVKGFMNQRIRWSSKADKYEDKRITRVLALVYFWNLSLLILFIAAIFQPLLWSWLLGLMILKIIVELFFLYPIASFFSQEHLLKWFIAGQPFHILYVISAGWLGKFGSYEWKGRTVQ
- a CDS encoding ABC transporter permease produces the protein MSSTSENISSTLLAWRRLRKNKAALVGLFVIGLSFIIGIFAYFIAPDGTPAANRMVLEVSGQKPGFSIDMLALKKERDIEEAGFLQRLLFGQESPDIWIPVKSYRFQNDSIIVEKYVDESLSATQAYPLTRVLYGRQYTKVTDSLALRQQVLKKIHHFTYWLGSDKFGRDILSRLLLGTRVSLGVGCIAVLISLSIGVFLGAIAGYVRGWLDDLVMWFINVIWALPTLLLVFAITLSLGKGFWQVFIAVGLTMWVSVARIIRGQVLSIRELQFVEATRAFGYSHSRIILKHILPNILGPVMVVAASNFATAIVVEAGLSFLGVGVQPPQPSWGLMIKENYNFIITHNPMLALAPGFAIMILVLAFNLLGNGLRDALDVKGKL
- a CDS encoding BamA/TamA family outer membrane protein translates to MNRIISLFLLLLFSCITTEAAVATVIPGTTGNKIVVPSSYFIIKKVRINGNKKTRSSIIMRELDFRANDTIYYKDLAATLEISKKRLLNTSLFLNVSLNVKNWDNNYADIVIDVWERWYTIAFPIFKLADRNFNQWWVEQKASLNRVNLGIKGFQDNLTGRNDELGLELQVGYTQKVILSYVLPYIDKNLQHGLGFVVSYSRNREVNDTTILNKQHFFKQDDFLRKQWLVGLQYTYRPAIRSQHRISLNYNYEYVSDSVAKVSPSYLGDGRTEVKYLELAYRFNYIDADSWVYPLKGTAFRAELTKAGLLGVSGLNYFKIRLKGTRYWELDKKFYAAAGARFEAKYGADQPYIAQKGMGYLEDYLRGLEYYVVDGTTLAIAKSTLRYELFNFKIRLPLVPKKFSAVPFRIFAKTYADAGYVYSKFPGDSFLDERFLYTGGFGLDIVSFYDACLRIEYSFNQLGQNGLFLHTKIDM
- a CDS encoding CBS domain-containing protein, producing the protein MVAKELISALIPVIHPTDSGAQALGLMNEFHLSQLPYVMDGKYVALLEEDDILDWDNPEILFENIPLNAFKPAVNEQAHIFDALKLFYEFKLCLLPVINKEQEYTGVITRENMIATMAQLNAVNEAGGILVLEIEPRDYSLSEIARIAESNDVTLLSVNTFSNPATGKLDVTLKTNRLELQSLVATFERFNYIIKHLFVEETGEDVLRKNYDLLMNYISM
- a CDS encoding alpha/beta fold hydrolase, giving the protein METLFLDHMASKIHVARFGQGSRLLICFHGFGESARHFSEFASALGDVFTLLAIDLPLHGKTVWREERPLEKSDLALWIGQLLTRFRFEKFSLFGYSMGGRISLCVVELMADQIDQLFLAAADGLKNNPWHMIATQTKLGNKVFKYNTYHPAFFFRLLTRLRKWKLLNESVYKFVLLNMNDLQKREQVYKVWTILRHMMPRKKRCKRLLASHHIQTFLFFGKYDRVIPPILGRKFADGSFPCQVIVLDKGHQLVDHELGIILKQYL
- a CDS encoding CvpA family protein, translated to MGIDIIFAVIMAFAIYKGYSRGLIVAIFSFLAIILGIAAAMKLGAAVATYLQAQSGMPSRWWPIVAFLVIFIAIAIIIRIGATLLERVVELGLMGWVNKLGGILLYGALYTIVFSVLLWWANQLYWLSPDTKLQSVVYPYIEPIGPFVINSLGKVLPIFRDMFDAIQEFFEQLAHKIPS
- a CDS encoding alpha/beta fold hydrolase, which codes for MDYEIKTQGKFKFIEEGEGEPLVLLHGLFGALSNFKDLIDYFKQYNRVVVPILPLFDLNILETTVSGLAKYVHKFLESRGYHHVHLLGNSLGGHVALLYILKHPENVKSLILTGSSGLFENGMGETYPKRGDYEYIRKKTELTFYDPAIATKELVDDVFEITSNRLKVIKIIALAKSAIRHNLGEELRDIQAPTCLIWGLNDTITPPMVGEEFKKLIPNSELHFIDKCGHAAMMEVPVEFNKILHGFLDKLAEKQ
- a CDS encoding GatB/YqeY domain-containing protein; the protein is MSLETTINGAIKTAMLGKQEAELRALRAIKAALLLAKTADGANGELNEADEIKLLQKLAKQRKDSLEIFQQQNREDLAKKEQEELDVIEKFLPKQLDEQELRGIITGIIGKTGASSPADMGKVMGVATKELAGKADGKMISTIVKELLAK
- the gldC gene encoding gliding motility protein GldC, with translation MGKTSNIEIKVTLDDQRVPEQLEWSAEGAGERMNKAKAMMLAFWDGADKTALRIDLWTKAMMVDEMADFFYQTMMTMADTYNRATPYHDMAEDMRKFAKDFYQKFQEKLKNETQGQQ